The Morganella morganii sequence CCGTCCCCATGATCCCCACACTGGCACCACCGTAAACCAGGGTAATTCCCTGCTCAACCAGAATCCGGGCAAATTTCACGGCCTCAAGGCGGTAAATCTCTGATGCACCTGCAGCTGATCCGCAATAGACTGCTATTCGTTTAATATCCCGCATATCTGCCCTGTCCTTATCGTGATGAAATGAAAATCCGGCAGTCAGTATACGCAAGCGGTCTGAAGATAGCACTCGTCAGATTTTGCTATATTACCCGGCAATCGCTGTCTGCGGATTAATATCCTCTTAAATCAGTAATTGCTATCCGTCAGCCGCCCCGCTAAGATTGCAGGACGAGTTCTGCCTTTTGCATGCAATTCAACATAACTAATTGTCTCACCGCATTTTTATTGCTCCCGAGGTTCTTCATGTCTGCGTCTCCCCGCCAGCAAAGTGGTTCTCCGTGGTTACCGATCGGCTTATTGCTGCTGTCGATGATCTCTATTCAGAGCGGTGCCTCACTGGCGAAAACCCTGTTTCCGGTTATTGGTGCCCCGGGTGTGACCGCCCTGCGATTACTGCTGGGTACAGCGATTCTGCTGGTGATTTTTAAACCCTGGCGGCTGCGTTTTACCCGTGAGTCTTTGCTGCCGATGCTGGGATACGGCCTCTCGCTCGGGGCGATGAACTATCTGTTCTATCTGGCGCTGTCCACCATTCCGCTCGGGATTGCAGTCGCCCTGGAGTTTACCGGGCCGCTGGCGGTTGCTATGTTCGGGGCACGGAAAATAACGGATTATCTCTGGATTATTCTGGTAATCGCCGGTCTGGCCTTCCTGCTGCCGCTCGGTGAGCAGATCGGGGATCTTGAGCAACTGGATCCGGTGGGGATGTTATACGCCCTGGGTGCCGGGGCGGGCTGGGCACTCTATATTATCTTCGGCCAGCGGGCCGGACGGTTTTACGGCGCAGCCACGGTTTCCGTCGGCTCGCTTATCGCCGCACTGATTTTTTTTCCGGTAGGGGCTTATCACAGTGATCTCAGTGTGATGTTCAGCTGGGCGGTACTGCCGGTCGGGGTGGCGGTAGCTATCTTATCAACAGCCTTCCCGTACTCGCTGGAGATGGTGGCACTGACCCGCCTGCCGACACGGACATTCGGCATACTGATGAGTCTTGAACCGGTGATTGGCGCAATGGTGGGTATTATCTTCCTGAGCGAGCATCTGTTATTCACACAATGGCTGGCGCTGAGCTGCATTGTCATC is a genomic window containing:
- the rhtA gene encoding threonine/homoserine exporter RhtA → MSASPRQQSGSPWLPIGLLLLSMISIQSGASLAKTLFPVIGAPGVTALRLLLGTAILLVIFKPWRLRFTRESLLPMLGYGLSLGAMNYLFYLALSTIPLGIAVALEFTGPLAVAMFGARKITDYLWIILVIAGLAFLLPLGEQIGDLEQLDPVGMLYALGAGAGWALYIIFGQRAGRFYGAATVSVGSLIAALIFFPVGAYHSDLSVMFSWAVLPVGVAVAILSTAFPYSLEMVALTRLPTRTFGILMSLEPVIGAMVGIIFLSEHLLFTQWLALSCIVIASMGAALTIKPKSKIKAVE